From the genome of Triticum aestivum cultivar Chinese Spring chromosome 1A, IWGSC CS RefSeq v2.1, whole genome shotgun sequence:
ATGGCAGAACAGTAAAGAAGCCGAAGGTCAAAGGGACAAAAATCCAAAGAATAGTACCTTGTTCAAAGCAACGATAAATACTGCATCTCGACTTTTCAAGAGATTCAGGGATTCGATTGTCTGGGGTTCAAGCCCATGCATAATGTCGACAACCAAAATAGCAATGTCGCACAAACTTGAACCTCTAGAACGCAGATTACTGAAGGACTCGTGACCAGGAGTATCAATAACAAGCAGGCCTGGAACCTTGAGAGTAGCATCAGCCTTCAattcccttgttctctctctaatATTCTCAGTTGGGAAGTATGTAGCTCCAATCTGTTGAGTAATACCGCCAGCTTCTCCTTCTTGCACATTAGTTCGTCTAATACAGTCCAGCAGCTTTGTCTTTCCAGTATCGACATGACCAAGGATGCAACAGATTGGTGAACGGAGGTCGCTAGCATTGTCAGCATCATCATCTTTAGAAGatcctttcttccctttctttttAGCAACTCCATTGTTGGCACGCACATTTTCAGTTTCACTCTTTTTAGAGTTGTCAACAGGCGGAGCAACATTTTTTACAGCAGGCACTGCAGGTTGCGGTTTAGAAATTTCCTGCTTCGTGGCAACAGGCttgtcctccttctcctcttcctcctcgaaaGCACTTGTCTTCGACAAACCCACATCGATATCGTCCCAGCTCTTTGCATCCcagtcatcttcatcttcctcctcttcttgtTTTGCCTCTTCCACCTCTTGGTCGGGTTCTGTTTTTGTCTCAGATTCTGCCACCTGAGACTGAGATTCCTGGTCCACTATGACATATTCTTCCTCGTCAATGTTGGCTTCATTTACCTCTTGCTGTTGTTCTTCAGCTGCCTTCTGAGCCTCTGAAGCCTTTGTTTGAGCTTTTTTCTTCTTGCTATCATACTTTGGCCTCTTCTTAATCTCAGGGGCAGCCCCATCAGCTACTGGAACTTCACTCTCACCAAGGAATTGTCTTCTCATGGCTTCTAACCGCTTTGCCTCCTCCTTCTGCTTCCCTGTCAAAAGCTTACCCTCCTGCTTCTTCTTGAGcagcttctccttctccctctccttcttcctcctctttgcttcctctgccttcttctcctcctcctctttcctcaaACGCTCCTCTTCCTCTTTCCTCAAACGTTCTTCCTCCTCTTTCTTCCTCCGCTCCTCCGCTTCCTGCCTCTTCGCAATAGCCTCCTGCATCTCCCGGACATGCTTTGGGAGCTTCTTCATGTCAACCTTCCCTTTAGGCGCCTCTGGCTCCTTTTCCTCCTTCTTAGCATCTGTCCCCTTTGCTgctgccttcttctccttctctttttctttcttcttctttttcttcttggcaGCAGCGGACTCTACTTCTCCCTCCCCGGCCTTCTGCTCTGCATTACCATCCTCCACAGTTTCAGCGTCCTCCTtcactgctgaagcggaaggcagtGCCTGGGATGGTTTCTCCTTCTCCGGTGCCGGTGTCGGTCCTTCACCGAGCTCAGCAAGAAGCTTGTCCAGATCCTCCTCTTCCTGTGCTGTccttccactcttcttctttttcttcttcgattTCTTCCCTTCAGCATCATCCACACTggtcgcagcagcagcagcagcagcaggcacaGTATCCTCTGCCTTGGCTGCCTTGGGCTCAGGCTCCTCAGCGGCAGCAGGCCGGTCCTCAATCTCTGCAAGGAGCTTGTCAATGTCCTCATCATCAACAGTAAACCctcccttctttttcttcttcttcgattTCTTTCCGCCGGCATCATCGGCATCAGGGGCAGCCAGAGAATCCCCACCTTTAGCCTCCTCCGGCTCAGCCTCCTTTGTGGGTTGGGGAGGATCCTCCATCTCGGCCAGGAGCTTGTCGATGTCCTCATCGTCCACGGTAAACCcgcccttctttttcttcttcttctgggGCTTCTTGGCGGCCATGGCCGCAgcctcctgctcctcctcttcctcggcagCAGCTGGGGGCGGCGCCGTCGCGGCAGcagcctcctcctcgtcctcctcggcggaCGGGCGAgctgccttgcccttcttctttttcttcttggacTTGCTGAAGTCGAAATCGAGGTCGACGTCGTCGAGATCGCCGCTGGCCTCAGACCTACCGGCCTCGAGCTCGGATGCGGCGGTGGAGGCGGGGGCCTCGTCCTCGTCCTGGTCCGGATCCTCGGCGGCCGCGAGGGCGTCGAAGGCGCTCATCCCGCCgccgcccttcttcttcttcttcttgccggtgAAGACGACGTTGATCGGCTCGTCGTCCTCCCCCGCCGGCgggggaggcggggcggcgggctcgtagtcgtcgtcgtcgtcgtgcgcggcggacttgccgcccttcttgcCCTTCTTGCCGCCCTTCTTGGGCGGCGGCTTCTCCTTCTCcgcggggggcggcggcgcggcctcGTCGTCCTGCGGCAGGGAGTACTCGTCGTCGTCGATGGCGACGTTCTTCTTGCGCCCCATCGGCGCGGCGCGCGGGGTCTAGACCGGGGGTCGGGGTGGGGGTGGGAGCtggaatgcggcggcggcggcggcggatggggaTCGATGGATGGATGGGTGGATTGGGGGGAGCGGCGGAAGAAAACCCTACTTTTTTACTTGCGGGCTGTGCTCGCAAGGAAGAAGGGGGACGGGGGACGGAAAAGACGCTCCTGCCCTCTTATTTCTTCTCCCGTTATTatctctttctcttctttttttcttggaTTGGAAGTTTGTATCTTGCACGATTTGTCTGCTCCTCATTCTAACTAGGAGCGCCACGGCAGAGAGAAAAAAAAAAGCGTCCGTCTGGACGAGCGCCCCCTGGGCGGCGGAGCGGAGGCGCCGACCACGATGAATCTCCGGCCGGGGCCGGAGAGGAAGAGGGGAGTGAGTCTCTTCGGAGCCCAAGAGAGGAGCGTTTTGAGAGAGAGAGCGCTGAAGATTGTTCGTTCTTCGCGGGATCAGAAATGTAGTCTAATGCAGATGAAGAAAAGAGCAGGTGAGTTCCTAGAGAAATTTTCGGGGCAAACGAGTACTGTTCTGGGCGAGTTTTCAGGGGAGATCCCATCGGGTGAGAGGGATTCGGCTTATCCTCAAGGAAAGGAGGGATCTCAGGGTCATGTTCTTATAGTTAAGGAAGGGGGACCGGACGAGATTTCAGCCATGGGAGGGGGGAAGCGTTTCGATCTGGTTTTTAATTCTATTGATGAGGGATTGAT
Proteins encoded in this window:
- the LOC123070760 gene encoding eukaryotic translation initiation factor 5B produces the protein MGRKKNVAIDDDEYSLPQDDEAAPPPPAEKEKPPPKKGGKKGKKGGKSAAHDDDDDYEPAAPPPPPAGEDDEPINVVFTGKKKKKKGGGGMSAFDALAAAEDPDQDEDEAPASTAASELEAGRSEASGDLDDVDLDFDFSKSKKKKKKGKAARPSAEEDEEEAAAATAPPPAAAEEEEEQEAAAMAAKKPQKKKKKKGGFTVDDEDIDKLLAEMEDPPQPTKEAEPEEAKGGDSLAAPDADDAGGKKSKKKKKKGGFTVDDEDIDKLLAEIEDRPAAAEEPEPKAAKAEDTVPAAAAAAATSVDDAEGKKSKKKKKKSGRTAQEEEDLDKLLAELGEGPTPAPEKEKPSQALPSASAVKEDAETVEDGNAEQKAGEGEVESAAAKKKKKKKEKEKEKKAAAKGTDAKKEEKEPEAPKGKVDMKKLPKHVREMQEAIAKRQEAEERRKKEEEERLRKEEEERLRKEEEEKKAEEAKRRKKEREKEKLLKKKQEGKLLTGKQKEEAKRLEAMRRQFLGESEVPVADGAAPEIKKRPKYDSKKKKAQTKASEAQKAAEEQQQEVNEANIDEEEYVIVDQESQSQVAESETKTEPDQEVEEAKQEEEEDEDDWDAKSWDDIDVGLSKTSAFEEEEEKEDKPVATKQEISKPQPAVPAVKNVAPPVDNSKKSETENVRANNGVAKKKGKKGSSKDDDADNASDLRSPICCILGHVDTGKTKLLDCIRRTNVQEGEAGGITQQIGATYFPTENIRERTRELKADATLKVPGLLVIDTPGHESFSNLRSRGSSLCDIAILVVDIMHGLEPQTIESLNLLKSRDAVFIVALNKVDRLYGWKTCPNAPIGKALRQQNDDVKLEFNTRLTDIVTQFKMQGVNTALYYKNKEMEDTFNIVPTSAVSGEGIPDLLLLLVQWAQKTMEEKLTFVDEVQCTVLEVKVIEGHGTTVDVVLVNGMLHEGDQIVVCGMQGPIVTTIRALLTPHPMKELRVKGTYLHHKKIRAAQGIKISAQGLEHAIAGTALYAVRPDADIEDLKDAVMEEMSRVRNRIDKSGEGVYVQASTLGSLEALTEFLKSPAVNIPFCDFSIGPVHKKDVMKASVMLERKKEYATILAFDVKVMPDARDLAEESGVKIFVADIIYHLFDQFTAYIKNIREEKKKDSAEEAVFPCVLKIMPNCVFNKKDPIVLGVDILEGIAKVGTPLCIPSKEFIDIGKIASIEINHKQVDTATKGQKVAIKIIGSNSDEQQKSFGRHFEMEDELVSHITRRSIDLLKENYRDDLTMDDWKLVMKLKKILSIP